The Manihot esculenta cultivar AM560-2 chromosome 17, M.esculenta_v8, whole genome shotgun sequence genome contains the following window.
TAATATCCGAATACAATGCAAATATAATGGCACTGACACATGCATATGCAGGTTCACATGATTATATCACACTTGTGAATATGAATTTTCGAAAGAAATCAAGCTTACCATGAGAGGATTCAACATCCAAAATCAAATCTAGTGCATAATCATAATAAGGAACTTGGCTGCTTAACCCACAGAGGTTAAAATCATCTTGAATGTAATCTTCATCAACTTCACAAAAGAATTCATTTCCTCGCAGATTGCAAAACCATGAGATCCAAGATGTGTCATCCGCATCAGAACCACTAACATCTGACTCTTCACTATCTGTCTTAGATTCCTCtgcaatataaaaaatattgaaatcagCCAACAGCCAATACGAGCTGCTGAAATTAATAACTAAAAGACCAAgattgaaagaaagaaagaaagaaagaaagaaaaataacaaacatagaaaaaaggaaaagaagatgTATCCAAATGTAATACTATTCTTTCCAAAGACAACTGACCAACAACATTGCAAATCCCAGTCATGGCATGCATTAGGTATTTTATACAGAAGTCTTTTCTTCCAGAGTTCATTGCTTTGTCAAATGGCAGTTCAAATGAAGACATCTTTAATAAGTTATAAGCAGGAATGTCAGGCAAAGCTTTTTCCCTACCATACATATGACTAAACCAGAGACCAGTCCACTAAAACAGCATACAAAGGACAATTCTAATAAGAGAATTtcggaaaaaaagaaagaaaaaaagggcATATTTGACAATTTTACAGTCGATAAGAGGAAACATTATAAAAAAGGTTACTAATAGATTTGTCATTGTTCTATACAATCAATCTAACTTCACTATCAACACTACACATAAATTCTCACGCCTTGCTTGATTCAAATGGGTTACTTCCTGGATGTAACTTAACTAGATTCCATGGAGTAATAATGATGATAGTTAACAACTTAACATGCTCGCGcaaaaattatcataatttgCCTCGAATTAAAGCAATTATCATAATTCTTATTCGTTGCAGATAACAACAAGAATTTAAACCATTTAccccaaaaaatattttttttatcatcaaAATTTCGAGAACAAAAATTTGGAAAAAAGAATGATAAACATAAAGCTCTTCATCGAGATTAAATATGCAACAAACAAACATTaacaaaaaaatcaaaatacaaccataaaagaaactgctaataaaagagaaataccaTCGGGGACATTGTTTTTGGAGAGGGGATCCTTGAGATCAGGCGGTTGTTTCCCCATGAGAAAGGACTGCGACGAAAAATCCTTGCCATTGATTGCTCTGGAAGTAGAAGGAGAGGATCGTTCGAGATGTTTATCAAGAGCATCGTTGATACGCTTCCGATCGACAGGTTCCACCTCAGTCTTGGACCCACCAATCCCTCGCTCCCTATACATGAGAATGACAATCTCCTCCTCCACGACGAGAAGGATTGGTCTTCAGGACAAAATCAATGATGCGTGGCGTGGAATGGATGAATATTTAGGATTTTCGTTAGATGGACGGAGGAAGAGAGAGGGATTGTGTGAGCCGAAGCTATGGGGTTCTTTTAAAATACAGATTCAACGAAATTGAAAAATTTAAGAAACCCACGAGAAGAGAAGGGATAGAGTTGCGATATATGACAATTGAGAGCAAAATTAATAGTCTTCTTCGGAAAAGCAAAATTTTAATccctaaatattatcattatttataaaCGAACCAATACGATTTTAGAAATTCATTTAGAAGTCTCTGCCCATTATCTCTCCCAATTGAAAATTTCTTCAATTCAATTTTGTTCATTTAAAGTGGCGCTTATTATTTAACTAATTCTCTCTCCTTCTCCTTTGACTTCTTCTCAGTTCAAACCTCATTGGTGCTGtgaattttttcttaaataaaaaatcattaatcaTTAGGGAAATTGTGATTTCTAACTTTTTTTTCGTCTCTTATTATTCAATCAAACACATACTCACTCAAACTACtcttcccttttattacatatatgtttgtttggtttaaattttttatttactaaaaagtttacttttcataaaataatttatttccataaaaataagtaaattacttctctcaattaaaagaaataatttctttaaattcttcaaaagttaaaaaaatttaactaaacaataaatatattaacttcatggaaaattaaaatttcttagTTAATTTATCCCACTAAATAATGGTattaaatcaaaaatcaaaattcatgGTGGGGTATTAcgtctaggggtgagcattcggtcggttcggtttaaaatcgaatcgaactgaataaattgaaaaccgaaattttagtgtttatgaaaatcgaatcgaactaattttggtcagaaatcgaatcgaaccgaaccggtctgattcagttcgatttgattgatttcgatttttaataatttttttattttttatactttatttttaatatttgaaattttaattaaaatattttaatattaatatgatttaatttcttgatattattgaaaaaacatattattaccactaatcggttcggttcggttttttcagtttttttctgatcaaaatcaaaataatcgaaatttctaaaattaaaaatcaaaccgaaccgaaccgaaatgtataaaaaaccaaactaaattttcaaatcgatttggttcgatcaattttttcgatttgaaccgaatactactcACTCTTCGTTATGTCAGCCTCTCTCCTTACTAACTCTTTGTTTGGATCCTTAATTGTGAAATCAAGAGAAattaaggaaaagaaaagaataaaaatttaatttccatCTCATTATTTGAGTAGATTTCAGAAGTGAAAGAGAAAATTAATTtctctcttaaaaaaaattgagaaatgacTGTTTTAcccatataattttaaaaagagaGCTTTTAGTTTAAAGGGCATTAAAGAGCTTTCACACAAATAATATTAGATTCTCTtaatttctctccattttctacCAAATTGGGGagaaatgttttaagtaagaaactCAATATATCATtgctctttaatttttaaaccaaaaaaCAACTCTAATGCATatatgaaagaaaagcaacaaccTTTCCATCGATATCATATTTTCTTTAAGCTCTTTTCTTCTCTAATGATTCACCTTATTCTGTTTTTGCTAGGCTACACCCTGGATTATTTGTTCGC
Protein-coding sequences here:
- the LOC110605380 gene encoding casein kinase II subunit beta-1 isoform X4 gives rise to the protein MYRERGIGGSKTEVEPVDRKRINDALDKHLERSSPSTSRAINGKDFSSQSFLMGKQPPDLKDPLSKNNVPDEESKTDSEESDVSGSDADDTSWISWFCNLRGNEFFCEVDEDYIQDDFNLCGLSSQVPYYDYALDLILDVESSHGDMFTEEQHELVESAAEMLYGLIHTRYILTSKGMAAMLDKYKNCDFGRCPRVYCCGQPCLPVGQSDIPRSSTVKICCPRCEDIYYPRSKYQGNIDGAYFGTTFPHLFLMTYGHLKPQKPSQSYVPRVFGFKMHKP
- the LOC110605380 gene encoding casein kinase II subunit beta-1 isoform X5, producing MYRERGIGGSKTEVEPVDRKRINDALDKHLERSSPSTSRAINGKDFSSQSFLMGKQPPDLKDPLSKNNVPDEESKTDSEESDVSGSDADDTSWISWFCNLRGNEFFCEVDEDYIQDDFNLCGLSSQVPYYDYALDLILDVESSHGDMFTEEQHELVESAAEMLYGLIHTRYILTSKGMAAMLDKYKNCDFGRCPRVYCCGQPCLPVGQSDIPRSSTVKICCPRCEDIYYPRSKYQDIDGAYFGTTFPHLFLMTYGHLKPQKPSQSYVPRVFGFKMHKP
- the LOC110605380 gene encoding casein kinase II subunit beta-1 isoform X6, with product MYRERGIGGSKTEVEPVDRKRINDALDKHLERSSPSTSRAINGKDFSSQSFLMGKQPPDLKDPLSKNNVPDEESKTDSEESDVSGSDADDTSWISWFCNLRGNEFFCEVDEDYIQDDFNLCGLSSQVPYYDYALDLILDVESSHDMFTEEQHELVESAAEMLYGLIHTRYILTSKGMAAMLDKYKNCDFGRCPRVYCCGQPCLPVGQSDIPRSSTVKICCPRCEDIYYPRSKYQDIDGAYFGTTFPHLFLMTYGHLKPQKPSQSYVPRVFGFKMHKP
- the LOC110605380 gene encoding casein kinase II subunit beta-1 isoform X7 → MYRERGIGGSKTEVEPVDRKRINDALDKHLERSSPSTSRAINGKDFSSQSFLMGKQPPDLKDPLSKNNVPDEESKTDSEESDVSGSDADDTSWISWFCNLRGNEFFCEVDEDYIQDDFNLCGLSSQVPYYDYALDLILDVESSHEEQHELVESAAEMLYGLIHTRYILTSKGMAAMLDKYKNCDFGRCPRVYCCGQPCLPVGQSDIPRSSTVKICCPRCEDIYYPRSKYQGNIDGAYFGTTFPHLFLMTYGHLKPQKPSQSYVPRVFGFKMHKP
- the LOC110605380 gene encoding casein kinase II subunit beta-1 isoform X8; this encodes MYRERGIGGSKTEVEPVDRKRINDALDKHLERSSPSTSRAINGKDFSSQSFLMGKQPPDLKDPLSKNNVPDEESKTDSEESDVSGSDADDTSWISWFCNLRGNEFFCEVDEDYIQDDFNLCGLSSQVPYYDYALDLILDVESSHEEQHELVESAAEMLYGLIHTRYILTSKGMAAMLDKYKNCDFGRCPRVYCCGQPCLPVGQSDIPRSSTVKICCPRCEDIYYPRSKYQDIDGAYFGTTFPHLFLMTYGHLKPQKPSQSYVPRVFGFKMHKP